The Dyadobacter sp. 676 DNA window ATTCCTCGCATTCGCCAGACTGGAAACCCTGCGCGTCTTCGGTGCCGAAAACCGGACTTTGTTTTTGGTTGCGGCTATTTTATACGGAGGCATTACCTATTATTTCCACGCCTTCCGCCCCGATATGGGCATTGCTACCCGCATTATGGCGATCTCCGGCATTTCGACGGCATTGGCTGTGCTGGTTGCGTTTGGCTCAGGTTCGCCTGTGCCGGCGCTGACGGCCGCGGCTTATTCATTTCCGCTTTGGCTGACAGTTACTATCCTTTTCCTCCTGGTTTCCGCCACAGAGATAATGGCCGGGTTTGTTTGGCTCAGCACGAGTGGGCAGGCTGGAAGAGGTCGTTCGGGACTTGTGCAGTTTATCGTGATCAGCGTGCTGTATTTGTTGCTTTTGTTGTTGATATATCTTCAGAATACCCGTCAGATCGATTGGAATGTCATTCTGATCAATCCGTTTTATCTCGCGCTGGCGGCCGGAATACTCGGCATCTGGGGTTTCAGAAGGCGTGCCGATTCGACACAGGGCGTAATCCCGTTTCGCAGCGCCGGTTTCTGGCTGTATATGGGATTATTCATCATTGCGGCCAGTTTCGGAGGACTGATTGCGGGCACTGCCAACGATCCGGTACTCGAAACACTGGAAGATGCGACCGTACAAGGCCAGCTGGCAATGGGCGTGCTTTTCCTTTTCTATATACTGGTCAATTTTTATGAAGTGTTCCGGCAAAAGCTGGCCGTTTACAAGGTCTTGTATAAACCGCTTCGATTCGGACTGACGCAAACACGGCTTTTTGGCTTCGCCGGGGTGGTGGTATTGTTTTCCATTCAAAAGCTGCTGCCCGTAAATCAGGCGATTGCGGGCTATTTCAATGGATTGGGAGATTTGCATTCAACAACGGAGGAATTTACCCTGGCGGAGCAATATTACAAACTTGCATTGCAGCAGGAATTCCAAAACCATAAGTCCAACTACGCACTGGCCTCACTTGCTCTGAAACAGGGCGATCGCAATGCGGCGGCATATTATTTCAGGCAGGCGCTGTTAAAAAAGCCCTCCGCGCAGGCGTATGCGGGCCTGAGTGGCATTCTGGTGCAGGAAAACCTTTTCTTCGACGCCGTTTCCAGTTTGCAGGAAGGCCTGCGGCGGTTTCCGGCCAACGGCGAGCTGCTGAACAACCTGGGAATGCTTTATTCCAAAACGAACGTCGCCGACTCGGCCTATTATTACCTCGATCTGGCGAAGAGCAATGCGACCCGACCAGAGGTGCCCGCCACAAATTTGCTCGCAATCCTCGCCAAAAGTACCGATTCCGGTTTGCTCGATTCACTCGCGACCGGCACAGACGAGCAGGACTACCTTTCCTGGCAGGCCAACTGGCTGGCTGTCCAGAACCTGCGACAGCGTTTTTCCAGGGAACAATTTCAGGGGGAATCCATTCCTAACGATTCGCTCCTGAGCGTTTCCTCTCTTGCCTATTTACTCAATTACGCCACAAATCAGGCACGATTCGACACGCTGCCGGCGTCGGTATTGCCGAAATTGGCGGTGAAAAATCCGATGCTGTCCCAGGACCTGTCGCTCGCGGCGTTATATTCGGAGTTTTATAGCGGCAATAAGCTGAAAGCATTGGAAATACTCACCGGCTGGGCGTCTGAGGAAGGAGAGAGAAGTCAGCTGTACCATAAAATTCTGGGACACTGGCTGTTGCAGCTTGGGTTGTACGACAAGGCTGCCCAGGCGCTCTCGGACGTAGAAGGAGTGGAAGGAACGATCGGCGTGGCGGTAGCGAATGCATTGTCGGGTAAGAAAGAAGTGGCGGTGGTACTGCTCGACAAAATTCAGGAAAAGGAGCAAAACGCCGCAGTGGAACAGTTGAAGCAGACGCTGTTCTCGGGTACGAAGCCGAAGTCGGTTTCCGATTCCCTGTTTGCGGTTGTTTCAAAATCCCCCTCCGCAGGGAATTTCGAAACGGCTGTGCGCGCCAATCCGTTCGATGCGCGGATTGTTTCGGCAGCGTCGGAATTTTACAGGGGCCAAAAACAGGTGAAGCGGGCTTATCAGCTAGTGTTGGATGCATTGCGTTATAATGAATACGCGCCCGAACTCTGGCAGCAATATGCGTTTTTAAGTCTCGATCAGGGCTTGCTCGGGCAGGCGGCTGAGGGTGAGGAGAAGGTGCGGCAATATGCACTGCCAGCCGGTTATCAGCGATTTTTGACGCGCTATCAGCCGCTGAGGGCACTTATCGAAAAACAAAGAGCTGCTTTTTGATGATTTGATATTTTAGTCATCTCAAAAATTACACTTCACCAATGACGGCTTTGTCCTGGAAATCCAATTTCACCGAAACGGAATGCCGGATTTTCCGGGGTAAAGTCATTGCCGGGATTTTGAAAACGACCCTTTGGAAATACAATGGCCGCGGCGAGCTGGATGGCTACATGCTTACATTCAAGAGCAAGGGATTTTTCCAATCGCACACCGAAATACGCGATATCGAAGGGAAAAATGTATTGGGCGGTATCGAATACAACCTGTTCCGAAGCAAGGCGCGGATCACCTACCAGGGAACACATTACGATTGGCGGTTCGAATCATGGCTGCGCGGGAAATGGGTTGTCGGCAACGGCGAATCCGAAGCACGTTTTGAGCCAACCGGGTTTTGGAAGAGAGAAGGGAATGTGATCAATGAGGATATTCCGCCTCCGGTGATCCTGGCGTCATTCTTTGTACAGGCGTTTTTTCATAAAATTTCGTCCGCATCCTGATTCATAACAGCTATATTCCTACTGAAAAATTGACTTCATGAAAATCATAGAAACCAGCCAGATCGCCAAACGTTATGTAATGGGCAGCGAGGTTATTCAGGCGCTCAAATCAGTTACAATTTCGGTTAATAAAGGGGAATACGTGGCATTTATGGGGCCATCGGGCTCGGGGAAATCAACTTTGATGAACATTATCGGATGCCTGGATACGCCTACGACCGGGAAATATATCCTGAACAACAAGGACGTCTCCGACATGACGGAGAACGAGTTAGCCGAAATCCGGAACAAAGAAATCGGGTTTGTGTTCCAGACATTCAACCTGCTTCCGAGAATGTCGTCGCTGGATAATGTAGCCCTGCCGCTCATTTACGCTGGGCTGAGCAAGGCCGAAAGAACGGAGAGGGCCATGCAATCCCTCAAAAACGTAGGCCTGGAAAACCGGGCAGGGCATAAGCCGAATGAACTCTCGGGCGGGCAGCGCCAGCGCGTTGCGATTGCCCGCGCGCTTGTGAACGACCCCAGCATTCTCCTCGCCGACGAGCCCACCGGTAACCTCGATACCAAAACTTCGTACGAAATCATGGACCTTTTCGATCAGCTCTACAGCAAGGGCAATACGATCGTGATGGTAACCCACGAAGAAGACATCGCGCACTACGCGCACCGCATTGTCCGCCTGCGCGACGGCCTTGTAGAATCGGACACCATCAACCCGAATCCCACCAAGGTGAGTGCGTTGGTTTGAAGCCTGATTTTGGTTAACTTGGATAAATTTAAAAAAGGAGCGTGCTATGAAAGGAGTTAGTTATCTGACAGATGAAGTCGGCCACAAAAAGGCCGTCGTCATTGATTTGGATTTATTGAAGCACCGTAAAAGTCCGGCGGACGTTCTGGAAGACATCGAGGGCGCTATTGCCATTGAAACAAGAAAGGATGAGGCTTCGGTTGACTGGGAGGTGGCTCGAAAGGACCTTTTGTCGATGGATTGAGCGATGTATAAAGTCTCGATCAAAAACGCTGCGTTGAAAGAGATTCAGCAGATTCCCAAAGTTTCAGGATTAAAGTAATAGACGCCTTAGCGGAGAACCCCGGGCCAGGTGGCGTCGAGCTGGAAAATTACAAAAACAGTTATCGGCTGAGGGTAGGGCAATACCGTATTGTCTGCGAAATTGAAGACCGCCAGCTGACAGTAGAGGTTGTTAAAGTAGGGAACCGCAAAGAAATTTACAGAAACAAATAGTATAATTATCTTTGTAACGGATAAAGGCCGGTGGCCGAGAGGATCCGGATGAGTGGCCCGATGAGGCGCATCATCCGGATTATTTTTATGACAACTTTATGAAGATCAATTTCAAAGATATTATCATATTCGAAGACGAGGATTTTTTACTGGTGAACAAGCCGCCACACCTCGCTACGCTCGATGAGCGCACCGCCGACCGTGGAGGGAGCCTGCTGAGACTTGCCAAAGAATACAATCCCGATTTACAGGCTGCCCACCGCCTCGATAAGGAAACGTCCGGCGCGCTGGCATTCGCGAAAAATCCCGCTGCTTACCGC harbors:
- a CDS encoding ABC transporter ATP-binding protein, whose amino-acid sequence is MKIIETSQIAKRYVMGSEVIQALKSVTISVNKGEYVAFMGPSGSGKSTLMNIIGCLDTPTTGKYILNNKDVSDMTENELAEIRNKEIGFVFQTFNLLPRMSSLDNVALPLIYAGLSKAERTERAMQSLKNVGLENRAGHKPNELSGGQRQRVAIARALVNDPSILLADEPTGNLDTKTSYEIMDLFDQLYSKGNTIVMVTHEEDIAHYAHRIVRLRDGLVESDTINPNPTKVSALV
- a CDS encoding type II toxin-antitoxin system RelE/ParE family toxin; its protein translation is MDALAENPGPGGVELENYKNSYRLRVGQYRIVCEIEDRQLTVEVVKVGNRKEIYRNK